GATCTACTGCGGGTGATCCGCTGCATCCACGCATGGGGTGGATCTACTGCGGGTGGTCCGCTGCATCCACGCATGGCGTGGCTCTACTGCGGGTGGTCCGCTGCATCCACGCATGGCGTGGATCTACCGTCGGCATTTTCCAGTAGATCCACGCCATGCGTGGATGCCGTTTTCTCACGGGTCCGGCATCTGCCCCAGGCTCAACTGCCAGGACACGCCGTAACGGTCCTGCACCCAGCCATAGCGGTTGCTGAAATCGTAGTCACCCACCGGCATCAGCCAGTGCCCGCCCTCGCCCAGCACACGTGCCGCACGCTCGAACTGTTCGCTGCCGGCGCATTCGACGAACAGCGAGATCGACGGGCTGAAGGTGAAGTCATGCACGTCCAGGCTGTCGAAGCACAGATAGTGCGTGCCACCGAGCAGGAAGATGGCCTGGCGTACCTGCCCGGGCACGCCCGCGCCCGCCCCTTCGGGATGGCGCTGCAGGGCCAGCAGGTGGAAATCGGCGAAGGCCTCGGCGTACAGCGCCATGGCGGCCTCGGCCTGGCCGGTGAACATCAGGAACGGGCGGCTGCGCAGCATGCGGTACTCCTGTTCGACGGGCCGATGACGGCCCACGCGCTCAGGATGGCACGGCGGATGTGCAGCCCCCGTGGTAGTGCCGGCCGCCGGCCGGCACCCCCGGTCACGCTTCGCGCATGCGCCGGGCGATGGCACTGCCGGCCGCGATGGCGGCGGTCAGGGCCACCATCGACAGGAACTGCAGGCGCGTATGCGCCTCGCTCAGCAGCAGGCCGAAGATCAGCGCCAGGATGGCCAGCGCACAGATCGTCAGCCACGGGAAGCCGGCCATGCGGAACGGCAGGCGGGTCCCCAGGCGCTCGGCACGGCGGCGCAGCACCAGCTGCGAAACCAGCGACAGCGTCCACACCAGCAGGCAGGTGGAACCGACGATGTTCAGCAGCACCGGCAGCACCTTGTCGGGGAACAGCAGTTCCATGATGGTTGCAGCAAAGCCGAACAGCACACTGGCCAGCACGGCGATGACCGGCACCTGGCGCGGGTCGGTCCAGCCCAGCACGGCCGGCGCCTCACGGCGCTGCGCCAGCGAATAGATCATGCGGGATGCGCCGTAGAGGTTGGCATTGAGGGCCGACAGCAGGGCGATCACGGCAATCAGGGTGATGGCGGTGGCCGCACCGGGGATGTTGGCCACGTCCAGCACGGCGGCGAACGGCGACTTGAGCGCCTCGCTGGTCCACGGCACCACCGCGATGATCACGCTGAGCGAGCCGATGTAGAACACCAGGATGCGCCAGGCCACGGTGCGGATGGCACGGGCGATGCTGCGCTCGGGGTCTTCGGTTTCGGCCGCGGCCACGGCCACGATCTCAGTGCCACCGAAGGCAAAAACGACAACCAGCAGCGCCGCGCCGATTCCGGCCAGACCGTTGGGCGCGAAGCCGCCGTGCTGGGTGAAGTTGCTCAGCCCGGGCGACGCCACCTGCGGCAGCCAGCCCATCAGCAGGGCGATGCCGATGGCGATGAAGGCCAGAATAGCCACCACCTTGAGGATGGCGAACCAGAACTCGAACTCGCCGAAGTTCTTCACCCCGAGCAGGTTGATCGCGGTAAAGAACAGCATGAAGGCCAGCGCGGCCATCGGCACGGGAATCGCCGGCCAGACCGTGGCCAGCAGGCCCGCCGCACCCACGGCCTCGGCGGCGATGACGATGACCAGCTGCACCCACCACAGCCAGCCGACCGTGGCACCGGCCGTGGCGCCCATGGCGTCGGCTGCGTACACCGAGAACGCGCCGCTGGTGGGCTTGGCTGCCGCCATTTCGCCCAGGGCGTTCATCACGATGATCACCAGCGCGCCGGCGACCAGATACGACACCAGCACGGCCGGGCCGGCGGCCTGCACGCCCACGCCGGAACCAAGGAACAGGCCGGCGCCGATCGCGCTGCCCAGGCCCATCATGATCAGCTGGCGCGGCTTGAGCGAATGGCCCAGGCGGGACGGCGAGGCAGGCGTAACGGGGCTGGCGGGCATCGGCAGGATTGGCGGCGGCTACAGGGGCGTCACCTTACATTGTCCGCCACCTGCGGCGATAGGCACAGTGCAGCAGACCGCTCAGGGCAGCATGGCCTCGCCGGCCGTGCCGCCGATGGTCGCGTCGACGTTCTCCCCGATGCGGGCCCGATAGGCGCGCGGCGAGAAACCGGTTTCAGCCTTGAACTTGCGGGTGAACGCGCTCTGGTCGCTGAAGCCGCAGGCCTGGCCGATGCAGGCAATGCTGTCATCGCCATGCAGCAGGTGCATGGCCATCTGGATGCGCAGCCGGGTCAGCACCTGCTGCGGCGTCATCTGGAACACCTTGCGGAAGCTGCGTTCCAGCTTGGACAGCGAGAAACCGGTGATGTCCAGCAGGGTCTGCATGCGCACGTTCTCGGCGTAGTGCGCGTTGAGGTGGGCCAGCGCCAGGCGCAGCTGCTCGTACTGGCTGCCCAGGCTGTCCTTCTGGCCCAGGTCGCGGGAGATGCCGATCAAGCCCTGGATGCTGCCATCCACCAGCAGCGGCCGCTTGCAGGTCAGGCACCAGCCCGGTTCGCGGTTGGCGAACAGGTGCAGCTCCATCAGGTTCTCGATCACCTCGCCGGACAGTACGCGCGCGTCCTGGTCAACGTAGTCCGCGCTCAGGCCGGTCGGATAGATCTCGGCGGCGGTGCGGCCGATGACGTCCTTGCGCGCACGCAGGCCCAGCCGCCGCAGCATGGTCTGGTTGACGTGGGTGTAACGGCCCTGGCGGTCCTTCATGAAGAACAGCACGTCCGGGATGGCGTCGAACAGGGCTTCGATGTCGGTGGGCTCGACTCGCATGCAGCAAGCATACCCGAGGGCGCTTTTGCCCGTACGTTCACCTGCGGCGGACCGTGGGTTAACGGCCGGCGGGCGACTGTCATGGCCTGCCCCCTCGTACCCGGAGAGACCCTCGATGGCCGCCAGCAAGCCGACCGGCAAGCGCGCACCCGCCCCGTCCCAGAAATCCCAGACCCAGCACCGCGGCGAGGGTGACGAACTGCACCTGCAGGCCGGCGGCACCCACCCGCCGATGACCACCGCGCAGGGCATTCCGGTGGCCGACAACCAGAACTCGCTGCGCGAGGGCCCGCGCGGCCCGACCCTGCTGGAGGATTTCATCCTCCGCGAGAAGATCACCCACTTCGACCACGAGCGCATTCCCGAGCGCATCGTGCATGCGCGTGGCAGCGCGGCCCATGGCTACTTCGAGTTGACCCATTCACTGGCGAAGTACACCCGCGCACGCGTGCTGACCGAGGTCGGCACGAAGACGCCGGTGTTCACCCGCTTTTCCACCGTGGCGGGCGGCGCCGGTTCGGTCGATACGCCGCGCGACGTGCGCGGTTTCGCGGTGAAGTTCTACACGCCGGAAGGCAACTGGGATCTGGTCGGTAACAACATCCCGGTGTTCTTCATCCAGGACGCAATGAAATTTCCCGACCTGGTGCATGCGGTGAAAATGGAACCCGACCGCGGCTATCCGCAGGCGGGCAGCGCGCACGACACGTTCTGGGATTTCATTTCGCTGATGCCCGAATCGATGCACATGATCATGTGGGCGATGAGCGACCGTGGCATTCCGCGTTCGCTGCGCATGATCGAAGGCTTCGGCGTGCACAGCTTCCGCCTGTTGAACGAAGCCGGCGAATCCACCTTCGTCAAATTCCATTGGCGGCCGAAACTGGGCATCCAGTCCACCGTGTGGGATGAAGCGCTGAAGCTGCAGGCGGCCGACAACGATTTCCATCGCCGCGACCTGTTCGAGGCGATCCAGCGCGGCGACTTCCCCGAATGGGAACTGGCGGTGCAGCTGTTCACCGAAGAAGAGGCCGAGCAGTTCCCGTTCGACCATCTGGACCCGACCAAGATCATTGCCGAATCACTGGTGCCGCTGAAGGTGATCGGGCGGATGGTGCTGGATCGCTGGCCTGACAATTTCTTCGCCGAGACCGAGCAGGTGGCGTTCTGCCCCGCCAACGTGCCGCCGGGCATCGACTTCAGCAACGACCCGCTGCTGCAGGGCCGACTGTTCTCGTACCTGGACACGCAGCTGATCCGCCTGGGTGGGCCGAACTTCCACCAGATTCCGGTCAATGCGCCGAAGTGCCCGTTCGCCAACCACCAGCGCGACGGCCACATGCAGATGCAGGTGCCGAAGGGTCGCGTGGCCTACGACCCGAGTTCGCTGGAAGACGACAGCCCGCGCGAAACCCCGGCCGGCTTCCGCAGCCATGCAACCGCCGACGACGGACGCAAGGGACGCACGCGTGCGGCGAGCTTCGCCGACCACTACAGCCAGGCGCGTGCGTTCTTCCGCAGCCTGGAAAAGCCGGAGCAGGCGCACCTCGCGTCGGCGCTGGTGTTTGAACTATCGAAGGTTGAAACGCTGAAAGTGCGCGTACGTACCGTCAGCCATCTGCGCAACATCGACGAATCGCTGGCCAGGCGCGTGGCCGACGGCCTGGCCCTGGCCGACCTGCCTGACGCCGCGCCGACGGCAACGCCGGCACAGGACATGCCCGCTGTTCCCGAAGTGCGCATCATCGGCCGCACGAAAGACACGCTGCAGGGGCGCTGCATCGGCATCCTGTTCGATGAAGGCTCCGATGCGGGCTTGATCGCCAGCCTGCGCAAGGCCGCGCAGAAGGCCGGCGCCGACGTGAAACTGGTAGCGCCGAAAGTGGGCGGTGCCACGCTCAGCGATGGCAAGCGCCAGGCCGCCGATGGCCAGCTGGCCGGCACGCCGTCGGCCGTGTTCGATGCGGTGGCCGTGGTGCTCAGTGCAGAAGGCGCCAAGGCGCTGGCCAAGGAAGCCGCCGCGGTCGAATTCATCAGCCATGCGTGGGCACACCTGAAGGCCATCGCCAGCGATGCCGGCGGGCAGGCGCTGCTGAAGGCGGCGCGCGTGGGCAACGATGGCGGCATCGTGGAAGCGGAAGATGCGAAGGGCTTCCTTGCGGCCGCGGCCACCCGCCAATGGGCGCGGGAACCGAAGCTGCGCCTGCTGGCCTGATCGTCTCTGACAGGAGAAGCAACATGCCCCGTGGTGACAAATCCGCCTACACCGACAAGCAGAAGCGCCAGGCCGAGCACATCGAGGAAAGCGAACGCGAGCGCGGCGCCAGTGAAAGCACGGCCGAACGCATCGCCTGGGCCACCGTCAACAAGCAGGACGGCGGCGGCAAGCGCAGCGGCAGCGCGCGCAAGGGGACGAAGAAAGCGCCTGCGAAGAAGGCTGCGACAAAGAAGGCCGCGGCATCCAAGGCAACGAAAACCGCCGCGAAGAAAGCGACCGTCAAAAAGGGCAGCGCAGCAACCCGCAGCGCCGCCGCCAAGAAGGCAGCGGCGACCCGTGCCCGCAACAAAGCAGCGCGCAGCACAGCGGCCAGGAAGTCCACCCGGACGCGCGCCGCCAACTGAACGTCACACACACAGGCAGACACACCGGACCTGCAGCGTCAGGTCCGGCATTTCCACCGCACCGGCTTCTGCCACCACCAACAATGCATCCCACCCGCCTCAGCGGGCTGGGGTGGCGGTCGTTGCGACCGAACGTGCCGGCACGGTCACCGCCTGCAGCTTCCGCACCGAGGCTATCGGTATGGCCTCGGCCCGACGCTGCTGCGGCCACCAGACGAACAGGAAAGCACTGCTGGACCCCAGCAGGCGTGCGGTGCCTGGCAATGGCGTCGGGTCGCCGTTCAACTGCAGCCGGATGACCTCGCCACTGCCCGTCGCGCGGATCTGCTGACCACGCACCTGCACATAGTTGGCCGCGCCGATGGCCATGAAGAGCGCTACCGCCAGGGTCATCGCGGTCAGTGGTCGCAGTCCCACGCCCTCCCAGCTGGTCAGGAACGAGCGCTTCAGCACCACCCGCCACACCCAGCTGCGTGCGCGCAGCTGTTCCAGCTTGGCGGCATTGCGCATGCGCAGGGTTTCCGGCCAGCTCACCAGCAGGACCACCAGAACACCGGCGGCCAGCAGCAGCACGTAGGCCGGGTCACGGATGCCCGCCACCAGGAAATCACTGGGCTGCAGGTAATCCAGGATCGACAGCTTGAAGCCCCGGTAGAACCAGAAGCTGCACCACAGACCCAGCAGCGAGACCAGCAGGTAGGCCACGGTGAACAGCAGGGCCGGCTCACGGCGCATGCGGCGCAGCGCCTGCATCACCGCCGAGTCATCATTCCCACGGGTCAACGGCAGCATCGACCAGTCGGTCGGCACCTCGCCGGGCGGCAGGGCGGGCGCGGCCATTCCCTGCATCCGTGGCACGTCGCCGTAGGCGCCTTCGGTCTCGTTGCTGTCCATGCTCCCTCCCCCGTGTCTGCAGCGAGCATCGCCGAAATCGCTGGCGCGCGGTAGACCGCCGGTCTGCGGCATACTTCCGCCTGCCGCAGGACGCGGCGGAAGAGACCGACCATGACCCGACGAATGATGATGCTGGCACTTCTGGCATTGACCTGTACCGCAGCACCTGCCGTTTCCGGCGCCAGCCCGCCAGCAGAGGATGCGGCGACCGCGCAGGCCCTCGCACAGGCGGAAACTCGGGGCAGGGAAATGTTCGAGCATGACTTGGCCGCCGAGCGCGCGACCGATGCCCTGCTCAAGAAGGCCATGCGCGGCGACCGCCGGGTACGGGGCTGGATAACCGAGCGGCGGGACGACCGCTATGAAGTCAGCATGATCGGCGAAGGCGCCGTGGTGCTGTACCGCGCCACCACCGATGCGCGGGGCAAGCTGCTTGGCGCGCCCGAGACGCTGGCGGTTCCAGCGGTTCCTACTGCCTACCAGGCCGGTGCTGCGGCTGCCCGGGCGCTGGCGACGCAGAGCCGCGTCGATGCGTGCGCGAAGACCTACAACAGCGTGGTACTGCCGGCGGACGGCACGACCGCCGATGCATGGACGGTCTACCTGCTGCCGGCCACCACCGACCCTGCCGTGGTCCCGCTGGGCGGCAGCTATCGGTTCGACATCGCGCAGGGCCGGATCACCTCGCAGCGCGCGTTCACCCGCAGCTGCATCCAGTTGAAGCGTGCACCGCGCAATGCGGCAATGATCGTCACCCACATGCTCGACCCGACACCGACGGAAGTGCACGTGTTCTGGAGCCTCTGGGCGCGCTCGCCGCTGTACGTCACCACGGGCGAAGATGTGATCTGGAAGATCGAGGACGGCCGCATCCACCGCGTGCAGGACTGAGCGGCTGCCACGCGCGCGGACGCGTGGCAGCTCCCTGCTGGCGCTTGCAGAGGATCAGGCCGCGCGCACGACGGCTGCGCGGGCTGCTTCGCCCTGCGAGATCTGGAACACCGACACCGAGGTGGTCAGCGCGTTGGCCTGCTCTTCCAGCGCGCGGCTGGCGGCGGTGGCTTCTTCCACCAGGGCTGCGTTCTGCTGGGTCACCTGGTCCATCTGCACCACCACCTGGTTGACCTGTTCGATGCCGGCCGCCTGCTACTTGCTGGCGGCGGCGATGTCGCTCATCAGCTGGTTGGTGCGCGAACTGGCATTCGCCAGGCGGGCGATCGCCGCTTCGGACTGCACGGTCACGGCCAGGCCGCTCTGCACTTTGGTGGCGGCATCCTCGATCAGTTCCTTGATCTCCTTGGCGGCGACGCCGGCGCGCTGCGCCAGGGTGCGCACTTCGCTGGCAACCACGGCGAAGCCACGGCCCTGCTCACCGGCACGCGCCGCTTCCACGGCCGCGTTCAGCGCCAGGATGTTGGTCTGGAACGCGATGCCGTCGATCACCGTAGAGATCTCCGAGATGCGCGCCGACGACTGGTCGATCTCGCCCATCACCACCGCCATCTGCGCCATGGCCTGTTCGGTTTCGCGCACGGCAGCACCGGCCGCATGCGCTTCGCTGTCGGCCTGGCGGGCCAGCTCGGCGTTCTGGCGCACGGTGGAGGTCAGCTCTTCCATCGATGCGGCGGCCTCTTCCAGGTTCGCGGCCTGCTGTTCGGTGCGGCGCGAGAGATCGCTGTTGCCGGCGGCCAGTTCCTGTGCGGCGTTGTTGATGCTGTCGGCCGCCACCTGGATGCCACGGACGATGCCGGTCAGCTGTGCGGTGGTGGTGTTGGCATCGTCGCGCATGCGGGCGAAGACGCCCTCGTAGTCACCGTCCATTCGCGCGGTCAGGTTGCCCTGCGAGATCGCACGCAGCACGTCGGAGACATCGGCGATGCTGGCCTGCGAGCTGGCCATCATTGCATTGAGGTGTTCGACCATCGCGCGGTACTGGAACTGGAACGCCTCGGCATCGCCGCGCACGCTGAAATCGCCCGCGCCAGCGGCACGGGCCAAGGTGTCGATCTGTGCGCTGATGGCCATCAGGCTCTGCTTCACCGCAGCCAGGGTGCGGGTGAACGCGCCCTTCTCGCCGGGGTACTGCGGCAGGTCGCGGCTGAGATCGCCGATCGCGTAGCGCTGCATGACCTCGGCCATCAGCCGTTCCACCTGCACATGCGATTCCACCAGGCTGTTGGTGGCCTGCACCATGCGGCCGAAATCGCCGGGGAAGGCGCTGGCGTCCATGCGGTAGCCGATGGCGCCGGCCTCGTGCTGTTTGGCCATCTGCAGCTGCGCGCCGATGGCGGCCTGCACGCTCTGCCGCACGCTGGCCATGGCCTCGCCCAGCTGGGTCAGTTCATCGCGGCCACCCAGGTGGAAGGACTGGTCCAGCTCGCCCTTGGACAGCCGCTGTGCCAGCTGCACTGCGCGCGCCAGCGGGCCGGTCAGGCTGCGGCCGATCATCACCGACGCCCCAATGCCGACCAGCAGGGCCACGCCGCCCAGCACCAGCAGCTGCAGCAGGCTGCGCTCGCCCAGCCGGATCGCCTCGGCGGCGGCCTGGCGGCTTTCCGTTTCCTCGAAGGCCACGCCATCGGCAAGGGCCTTGTTCCAGCTGTTGGCCGCGTCCTGCACCGGCCCCAAAGTCAGCGCCACGGCGCCGGGGAAATCGCCCTGCGCCATCAGTTCGCTGGTCTGCTTGTTGAGCGGCCGTGCGATGGCGCGCCTGGCCGCGATGGCCTCGCCCATGGCCTTGCCGCCGGCGTCGCCGGGCAGTGCCTGGTAGGCGCTCCAGCTCGCTTCATAGCGCTTCACCAGATCGGCGATGCGCTGCTCGTCGGCGTCGCGCGCATCCCCCTGGCGGATCAGCATTTCGCGGCGCACGACCATCATCTGGTTGTTGGCATCGAGCATTTCCGACAGCAGCCGGACCTTGGCCACGCTGACGTCGACCACCAGCTGCATTTCGCGCTTCTGCACTTCAATGGCGGTGGCGCCGGTGGCGACCACGGCCGCCACCAGCAGCAGGAGCACGGCAAAGCCCAGGCCAAGACGCCAGGCAACTCTGACGTTCCTCAAGTAGTTCATCGATACATCCAAAAACGGGGGGGTGCGAACTTATCGGCCCACCCTCACGCCACCTTGACGCTGCGGGCGTCAGCGCTTCGGTGGCGGTTCACGTTGGCTGTTCAGCCAGCGGCCGCGTGTGGCTGCAGCGGACAGGCGCTGGCCAGGCGCGTGGCCAGATCCTGGCGCAGTGCGCTGAGCGCGACGATGCGGGCGTCGATGTCGGCAAGTTTTTCCTGCAGCGCGGCCGCCAGCAGCGGTCCGGCATCGGCCTGTTCCCACAGCCTGGGCAGGCGCTGGCCGATCTCGGCCAGGGTGAAGCCGAGCTGCTGGGCGGTGCGGATGTAATGCACCAGCATCGCCGTTTCGGCCGGGTAATCGCGGTAACCGTTGGCCAGGCGCCGGGCGCCGATCAGGCCTTGTTTCTCGTAGAAGCGCAGCGCTTCGCGCGACAGGCCACAGGCATTGGCCAGCTCTCCAATCTGCATGGATGTTCCAGAAAACGCTTGACCTTGAAGTTTACTTCAGCCCTGACAGTACGCCCTCTTTCCCCCGTTGAAGGCGTCCATGCTCACCTCCCGCTACCTCCGCATCGTCCGTGCCAGTGCGTTCTACGACCTGCTGGTCACCCTGCCCTTTGCCCTGCCGTGGACCTTCGCTCCGCTGCATGCGGCAATGGTGGCGCTGGCCCAGGCCTGGCAGCTGCCCGGCGAGGTACCCGCGCTGGACCCGCTGCACATGCTGCTGGCCAACCTGCTCGGCTCGGTGGTGGTGATGTGGTCGCTGGCCCGCGTGCTTGCCCCCAGCATGCTGCTGGGCCGGCTGGACGCTGCGGCACGCTGGCTGTTCGCGCTGTGGCAGGTGTATGCGGTGCTGCACGGTGCAAGCACGATCCTGCTGCTGTTCACCGTGGCCGAGATCGGCTTTGGCGTGCTGCAGAGCTGGCGTGTCCGAGGTGGCGAGATGCGTTGAGCGCTCATCTGGCACTCAGCAAACCACGAGCGCTTTCACGCCGGCTGCTCGCGGGGTGCAGGCATGGTGGCTGCATGTTCTGCAGGAGATCCCCATGCTTTCACCTCGTGTTGCCGTGCTTGCGCTGTCGCTGCTGACGATTCCTGCGTTCGCCCAGAACGCACCGGCCAACCTGCCCGCGCCCATCGCCGAACGCGCGGGTCCGGACATCGCAGCGCGCTCGCCCCTGCACGCGCAGGTGCTGCTGGACCGCGCCAACTTCTCGCCCGGCCAGATCGATGGCGAAGTAGGCAGCAACCAGCGCCGCGCGGTGTCCGGCTTCCAGGCCGCGCGCGGGCTGACAGTGACCGGCGAGCTGGACGATGCCACCTGGAACGCGCTGCAGGCCGATGCCAACGCACCACTGGCCAGCTACACCCTCACTGCAGAGGACGTGGCCGGTCCATTCCAGCCGGTGCCGAAGGGGCCCGCCGCGCAGGCCAAGCTGAAGGCGCTGGGCTACGGCAGCGTGGAAGAAGCACTGGGCGAGCGCTTCCATGCCTCACCCGAGCTGCTGAAGGCGCTCAACCCTGGTGTGGATCTGGGCAAGGCCGGCAGCCGCATCCAGGTCCCCAACATTGCCCCGGCGCCCTTGCCGAAGGCGGCCAAGGTGGTGGTCGACAAGTCCGATTCCACCCTGCAGCTGCTGGATGCGCAGGGCAAGGTGATCGCGCAGGTACCGGTGTCTTC
Above is a genomic segment from Stenotrophomonas sp. ESTM1D_MKCIP4_1 containing:
- a CDS encoding L,D-transpeptidase — protein: MLSPRVAVLALSLLTIPAFAQNAPANLPAPIAERAGPDIAARSPLHAQVLLDRANFSPGQIDGEVGSNQRRAVSGFQAARGLTVTGELDDATWNALQADANAPLASYTLTAEDVAGPFQPVPKGPAAQAKLKALGYGSVEEALGERFHASPELLKALNPGVDLGKAGSRIQVPNIAPAPLPKAAKVVVDKSDSTLQLLDAQGKVIAQVPVSSGSQHDPLPIGEWKILGVYRDPPFHYNPKLFWDARKGEKKATLPPGPNNPVGRVWIDLSKPHYGLHGTPEPGHVGKTESHGCVRMTNWDAVRVADAVDTSVPVVMQE
- a CDS encoding VOC family protein translates to MLRSRPFLMFTGQAEAAMALYAEAFADFHLLALQRHPEGAGAGVPGQVRQAIFLLGGTHYLCFDSLDVHDFTFSPSISLFVECAGSEQFERAARVLGEGGHWLMPVGDYDFSNRYGWVQDRYGVSWQLSLGQMPDP
- a CDS encoding AraC family transcriptional regulator — translated: MRVEPTDIEALFDAIPDVLFFMKDRQGRYTHVNQTMLRRLGLRARKDVIGRTAAEIYPTGLSADYVDQDARVLSGEVIENLMELHLFANREPGWCLTCKRPLLVDGSIQGLIGISRDLGQKDSLGSQYEQLRLALAHLNAHYAENVRMQTLLDITGFSLSKLERSFRKVFQMTPQQVLTRLRIQMAMHLLHGDDSIACIGQACGFSDQSAFTRKFKAETGFSPRAYRARIGENVDATIGGTAGEAMLP
- a CDS encoding amino acid permease, coding for MPASPVTPASPSRLGHSLKPRQLIMMGLGSAIGAGLFLGSGVGVQAAGPAVLVSYLVAGALVIIVMNALGEMAAAKPTSGAFSVYAADAMGATAGATVGWLWWVQLVIVIAAEAVGAAGLLATVWPAIPVPMAALAFMLFFTAINLLGVKNFGEFEFWFAILKVVAILAFIAIGIALLMGWLPQVASPGLSNFTQHGGFAPNGLAGIGAALLVVVFAFGGTEIVAVAAAETEDPERSIARAIRTVAWRILVFYIGSLSVIIAVVPWTSEALKSPFAAVLDVANIPGAATAITLIAVIALLSALNANLYGASRMIYSLAQRREAPAVLGWTDPRQVPVIAVLASVLFGFAATIMELLFPDKVLPVLLNIVGSTCLLVWTLSLVSQLVLRRRAERLGTRLPFRMAGFPWLTICALAILALIFGLLLSEAHTRLQFLSMVALTAAIAAGSAIARRMREA
- a CDS encoding catalase — its product is MTTAQGIPVADNQNSLREGPRGPTLLEDFILREKITHFDHERIPERIVHARGSAAHGYFELTHSLAKYTRARVLTEVGTKTPVFTRFSTVAGGAGSVDTPRDVRGFAVKFYTPEGNWDLVGNNIPVFFIQDAMKFPDLVHAVKMEPDRGYPQAGSAHDTFWDFISLMPESMHMIMWAMSDRGIPRSLRMIEGFGVHSFRLLNEAGESTFVKFHWRPKLGIQSTVWDEALKLQAADNDFHRRDLFEAIQRGDFPEWELAVQLFTEEEAEQFPFDHLDPTKIIAESLVPLKVIGRMVLDRWPDNFFAETEQVAFCPANVPPGIDFSNDPLLQGRLFSYLDTQLIRLGGPNFHQIPVNAPKCPFANHQRDGHMQMQVPKGRVAYDPSSLEDDSPRETPAGFRSHATADDGRKGRTRAASFADHYSQARAFFRSLEKPEQAHLASALVFELSKVETLKVRVRTVSHLRNIDESLARRVADGLALADLPDAAPTATPAQDMPAVPEVRIIGRTKDTLQGRCIGILFDEGSDAGLIASLRKAAQKAGADVKLVAPKVGGATLSDGKRQAADGQLAGTPSAVFDAVAVVLSAEGAKALAKEAAAVEFISHAWAHLKAIASDAGGQALLKAARVGNDGGIVEAEDAKGFLAAAATRQWAREPKLRLLA
- a CDS encoding MerR family transcriptional regulator codes for the protein MQIGELANACGLSREALRFYEKQGLIGARRLANGYRDYPAETAMLVHYIRTAQQLGFTLAEIGQRLPRLWEQADAGPLLAAALQEKLADIDARIVALSALRQDLATRLASACPLQPHAAAG